TCGAGTCTTGGACAGCCTGTGCATTCGTTTGAGCTGATatggaaaacagaaaaagaacgaacCTCAATCTCCAGTGCCTTGTTTAGCACAGCTATAATGCGCTCCACTCTGCTCGTAAAAacctctttctttccaaTCGCTAACGACCCTGTCGGAGGCCGGTGAAGCCGGTACAGGCGGACAAGCCGCATGATAAAGAGGACCTAAAAACAAGTGGCAGAAACGCCACAAACGACCTCGGTAAGACAAGACAAAGTCCAGAAAGAACGGGCCTCCAAGTAGAGGAAAAAACTCTTGAGGCCGACTCACACACGTATATCggtatacatatgtgtatgtgtatacgCGCATGTGCGAATGAGGGATGTCATTTTCTATCTTTAGGTGTCGTTCTTTTTGAGATCGGTATTTGCGTCCACTTTTGTCCACATACGTGGGTCGTTCTACGAAGAACGAAATGCATGTCTCTTCGTAGCCACAGCGTCAAGAGTGAAGACTGTATTCATGACTTCTCACCTACGTTTGTTGGGTCTCCCCTGTCCCACTcaagatatatatatctatatatatatatagatagagggatagatagagagatagagagatagatagatagatacatgtgtatttatatatgcgCGAGTGTTTTTAGTGGACGTAACTCAAAACTTGCATTGAGTGTCggtctctccttttgtcCGTACATTGCCAATGCCTTTGTTGATTTGGATGAAGAAGTCAACAATGCGGATGCCGAAcccgaagaaaacgaggaagaagtctATGCAGTTGATGGGGTCGGAGAAGTAGATCTTCAAGCCGTCGGCGGCAATGCGGAGACAAATTTCAACGATGAAAAGAATCAGAATGATGAAGTCAACAACCTCCAGGATGCGGTCAGCctgaaggaggcagagaaagacaaagcaCCAAGCGCGGAAACTGAAAAGACATACCTGCTTCCGCTGTTCCTGCAGTTGCTGCGATTTCGTTACGGAATACACGGATCGGACTCTTGTTGGCCTGGCACCTGTTTAGTAACTGCAAGAACGACTCCTGCATCTGTTACTTTGCGGAGGGGCCGTCCAGTAGTTGTCTTCTCCACACTGATGAAAGCGAGACAAAaaccgtcgctctctcctaTTGGGTGTGTGTGCCCATGAAATCGACATGGTGGTTCGTAAAAACAAGTGTAGAAAGTAGGTTCGTTTGCTCCTGGTATGCGCGCGAATCTGTACGTGTGTATAAAAAGAGGTTTTGCCGTCTGCATCAAACACGAACCTGGTTAAGGAACGCGGTCTCGTCGAAGAAAAATTGACAGAGAATCATGCGACACGTGAGATCGACGACCATCCAGCCGAGGAGCATAGTAAAGAACATCTCGAAGCCATTGTAGTTCACAATCTTCCGCGTCGCCTTTTTGAGTTTCACTAGGACGGGAGAAGGATGAATTTTGTACTGGAACCTGCTCTCGTCCGGAAGTTGCCGGCCACAGCGGCGCAGCATGGCGTACCTGAGAGAGAATCCGCAAACAAAAACGACTCAAAGATGCTCTTTCAGCCTTTtacctgcatgcacgttcgagaagcagaactTACCCTGCGTACCCCACCGAGACAAGAATGTTCATTCTTCAAACGAATCTCTGCAACCATGCGACCTATACAGACGCCCCCCCCCGTGTGCGTGTATATACCGATGTGTATTTGTCGTTGCTTGTTGGGAACAGGGAGTTTCTGGCCATGACTTGTCCCCGTTCTGTAGAAGACTAAGTATGCGTGTCTGCCAGAATCGATCTTCTCCCACGAGTCATCCAGAGAATTTTCTATGGCGTATCTCGCGATGGGCTGTTTATGGCTTTTCTCCATTTTTCGGGCATCGACGGCCACTCTGCGTTCAGTCTTATTTTCCGCAAGAATACACTTTACCAAATGAGCACACTGAAGAGGAAGCTGAAAAGCTGGTCAATGATGATGACGAGAACGAATGATGTCCAGAGCGTGCCATGTCGGGCAATATTGGCATCCATTGAGAGTATCCTACGAAGCAGCGTCATTTCGAACAGACCGGAtacgtcttctctcccttccctgGATAACTGGAGTTGTTTTCAGTGTCCTAGGATTATAAAATTCAGAAATGAAAGGTATGTAGGTGGATCGCTATCCGCCCTGCTTCTACAAAATGTAGGTACAAGATTGTAAATGGTTCCGGAGGATCTGCCGTAATGGATCACCGCATTCAATCAAAACTCTCCAGTTTACTGGCAAGTAGGTACGTAGGGAGTTAGAGGTATTCTGGTGCTTCCATGAATGGATTTCCTTGATGTGCTTTACGCCAGTGTCAACGCACATTATCGAATAAGCGAAGGTATGCTTCTGAACAGAACGGTACAATGCTACAAGCAGCAAAAAAAGGACTAAGGTCTTCGTTTCGACTCTGGACGCCACGTTGCTTCATGCACGTAACGAGGTCACGAAAATCACAGTCGAAACACTCGGAGCCGGTGACCACAGGAACCAAGTCAGGAGTCTCTCTTTCTAGTCCAACGTCGATTCTAACTCGCGGTCTGTAGTCCCCAAAACAAGCTTGTAACGAATCCTGTCTGAAAGAGGGTCACGTTTCCACTGCCCCTGCGTCGCGGAGGTTTGTGGGAGACGCACCCTAGTGAAAGAGAACGACAAAAACCGATGCGTTCTGGTTACCTTGTCATAGATGCGACcaaacagaagaacgaggaaacgaTAATGGCAGTCGCGATGATCTGCAGTCCACACTTGGACGCGACACGGCCGAGATTCTGGGGGTCCGAATCATCGATCGACATCGCCCAGACGACGAACGCGTCGAGTACAACATTCCACACAACCCTGGTTCAAAAACACAACGCAGATCGAGAACTGAATGCTGAACGATGCTTCACACAGAACCTGTCGCGCGAATTTCTAATCGCGGTGCAGCTCTCTGTACACGCCAGTGCAGCAAGTACAGTCGAGGGTGtggagaaggcaaagaatCGTACGTCGTTGATATTTCCAAATACACCAAAGATGAGTTTTTTCACTGGACGGCGAAACTGTGTTCAGGATGATACCACCAAACTGTAACCTGAAGGAGCCGTGTCAGATTTCGCCGTTGACTGGGGCAGTCCTCCAACATCTCAACTCTTAAAGGCCGTCTAAAACCAATGGGCTTTCTCCTCCATGTGGAAGGTgtatacaaacatacatatacattatgcatacatatatatatatatatatatatatatatatacatataggtTTATACATCTGTGGGTGTAGACTTGTTGTGCTATTGAATATGTTGTTTTTTGTCTGCTTTGAAAGGAGTAGGGCTTGTGATATGGCATTTTGTCCTCTAGCGCGGAAGAGGGAGCGACTCTTTCACGACTCCAATAAGACCTTGAAAAGGTGCAGAACGTACCCGAGAGCAATCGTAATGAGGATGCGGACGATGTCAAAACAGAAGGCGGTGTCTGCATGTATAGGTTGAGAGTCCGGACAGGAAACCTAACCTCCGTGGCGATCCGTATTGGAAACCCTTGCACGCTTGAGTTTCCGCGTCGAACTCTTTCGGCAACACGAGTGTCTTGCCATGGTCCATGACGGCATTTTGGTCACCACAGAAACCATGGGGGTAGATTTCTCTCCTACTCCTGATCGCTTTGTGCCGAGTCCGAAACTCTTTAACAACTGTTCTCTAGACTGTCGCAGACTCCAGTCTGGTAGTGCTTGCTGACAATGCTTAGGACTCGAGAGGCACCGTGATTTTCCAGCCCCTCTATTTGCCTCGGAACTTTAGAATCGGGTAACGAGTTCCTTCCACTGGAGGGTAAGTGCACTGAAGTACAAAGTTTCATTCAACTAAGGTACTGGAGAACAAGAGCGCCGTGTTCACATATGCATTTGTCCAAGGCCGCTTCGATTGCTAGGGCGCTACCCGGAGCGACTACATTCTCCTAGAACCTCCACAAGTGGCGCCACGTGCAAAGGTGCAGATACGTGGTGGGTTCTGTAGAGTAAGAAGCAGAAATGGAAATATCAAACCTCTTTTTGGATTCCTTAGAAGCAGGAATCTTTTGCACTCGCTCCTCATGGGAGCTTGTACGGCTTACCTCCTATACACACTTGGTAGCGAAGTGTCACATGCTGGCATTCATCTGTCGGCTCGACGCATAAAAGTGATGGAGGCTCGCTTGGATTGCACTGGAGAAGCCAACACACAAAGGGGGGAGAAAGTCCCCACATAGAGAAGCGGCGATAGGAGAAAGTTCATGAAGTCATCTCAAGCATCGAATTCTCTGATTGGGTCGCGAGTAAGAAAAGGGGTTCTGTTGAACCATGTGGAAGTCATTGGGAGGATTCTGTAATGTCGCGTGGTCTTATCTGTTTGTTCTCTGAATTATTTCTTATCCCATTGGGGGAAGCTGCTTCACAGAAGCGTTCACACCTGTAGACCGCATGCCCCAACAACGTAGCTTCTCTTGCCCTCTTTCAAAGTCTACCTGGAGTTTTCGTCTGTTCTTTGAAAATAAGATGCACAGCTCACTGCGGGTCGCGTGTCTTGCGGCAATGATCCAGCTGGTGCCATCTGCAACCAGTCTGTGCCGGAGTCGAAGACGACTGGAGTTCCGTCGGTGAGTTTCTGCGTGAACGTGACCGCTCCGTTTGTTTTACACCCAGCGAAGCAAGTGTGCGTCCGCTCAAcagtttctctgtcttgctgCAAGAACTGGAGTCTACCGGTGGTTTCGCGCATGATCTGGTAACAGCGCTCCCACGCTGTCCTGGCTTCCTTCTGCAGGGGAACATCTTTGCCGGGATAATGGTAGAAATACAGACTCGAGTAAGAGTTCCCTCCAAAGGTCAACAGGCTGCCATCATCTTTGGCACAGTTCAAGTCCGGAAAGGCGTACAGGACACAGTCGACTTTGCAGCTCAGCCGTTCGTTACAGTCATCGATCGAGTTGAAGGGAAACAACTGGGAtaggagctgaagaagacaggacaGACGCGAGGAAAACACATCCTCACGTTCAATTCTGTGTGTCAAAACATTTGGAAGAAGTTCCTTTGGAGGGCTGCAGTTTTatttttcttttccacgTACGCGCTCGCGCAGttcgagaagcgaagcgtACGAGGAAGGGTCGCCTTTCTGCCCCCATACTTACCTCAGTGGTGGTAGACGGGCTCGAAGGAATTTTGATGGCTGTGTAAGTGGTAAGCGTTGTCAGAAAGAGCAAGCTAGCAAGGTAATAGAGAAGGTGACAAGTTCGGACGAACAGACTTTTGCGTTCGTCTTCAGGCAAGTAGTACTGCGGACCGAGGCGCAGAAAAATATTGCTCGATCGAATGTGAGTACACAAGGAAGGCACGTCATTGGGATGCCGAAGATAACTGTAAAACCACATTGTGCGGCGAGAAAACTGACAAACGGAAACAGTGGGGAGTGCCCACAAGGGAGCATGTACTGGTTGAGACCTGCACCGCTTTACACCTCTGCACACGGTTCccgtcgctgcttcctccagCAGCCGGTGTGCCTTCGCTGATGTAGCCAGTGACTGATAAGAACAAACATGAACTATCTGTCAAAGCTTGAACCGCAGAGAAGGCTGACGTAGGCTGTACTGTGCGTCGGAGTCCGCTATTTGCATTGTTTCTCTGCGAGCGTGACATCCTGCTTTCTACGGCTCACACATTCGTTTTGCGTTGCGGGCCTCTCCATATACCACACCTGCCAGCAGCCCTTTTAGTACACCGGGTTTTGATCGAGATAGCTTTATGTAACTTGTGACTAGTTACAGTGAGTCATTGCAAGTGGGAATTCGCTTGTACGGAAATGCAATACGGACAAAAAGGCTGTCTTCAGAacgctcgagagagagacatttGGCAGCAACAGTCTTTCACAAACACTGGAGACGATCCAAACGAGAGGGACATTTATTCTCAGAAGCTAGTCCTATGAGGCGGTTCTGCCCAAGAGCCCGGGCTTCTTCATCCTGAAACCGGTTTTTAAGCAGAACATCTCGCCGCTGTTAATCAAGCAAGCTCTGGCTAGTAAGTTGGGAGAGGATAGACGCGGCTGTGGAGGATTCCCGCGGAATGTTCTAAAGAGCACTGTCATAatgaacagagacagcaaaaaAGCGTTCGACTCttggacgcatgcagcaggtCTCCTGCACAGGATATGATTCCTCATGTGAAGACATGCGGCCACAGCTAGCAAAAAGAGAGGATTGATCGGCAACGACTTTGCCAACCCCCCCAGGAGAAGTGCGGGAAAACACCGCTTCGGGtagcttttttctgcttgcaCTACGACCAGCAGAATCAAGAGGGCACCTAAAACAGTGTGGCCGCTACCGAGCTGCTGGCAACCAACAATGTAGCACAGAATTAGTGGccgagaacagaggaaaagtTACGCAAACTGATTGACAACTTAGGAAACAGCTTGAATTTCTTTATCGCCGGTACCGCTTACCTAAGTCACAGTCACCCCGGCGCGGATGCGTGGTGGTACAATATGTACTACTGCACTGGTGCCCATCCTCACTGCTGAACCCGGGCAACCTTATAACGTTGGCTTTAAGAGTATAAACGTTGCAGACTTCGCGAGAGAATATAGCTTATTCGCGGATCCAAAATCAGAAACACTTTTGTGCGCTTACCTGCGCCCTGAAAAAATACGGGAATTGAGGAATACCGCAGAAGCCGCGCATGCTTTCCCTTGCCCTGGCTGAAAATGGAAATGCTTGAGCAAAATCCGGGGTCTATcaaaaaagaggaacaagCAATGGCTGTGCTCGGAGGAAAGAATGCACACAGCTTTTCTTTGATGTGGTAGTTCACTTGTGTTAACCCAGAGACATAACAGAGGGAAAAGCAATAGGTAACCGGGACACTGTGAACGGTAGCCTCGCTGAAACAATTCTTGGTGAACTGCTCAGAGTCTTGTGGTCAGGTATCCGTCACTTTGGGCTATGTTTCGACAGCCACAGTTGAGTGAATTCCCCACTTGCAAAGGTCTAAAGTAATTCAAGAGccgaagcgacgaagacagacaaGCATATGCGTTTCATGCCCTCAACTCTCTTTCGCGCCGGGTCGAGCAATCTTAAGATAAGCACACGGGACGGATATAAAGGTATCCTATACGTTTTTGCCAGGAGATACGTCGGGCATAACTGGGACTTCTGACTTAACAGAAGTCACAGGGAAGGAAGCAAGCCTAGCATCACTGTTTCACAGCAAGTCCCTACTCCGTTAGTCTGCCTGTCACCACAGTTCTTCAGCTGGCCGATTGAGATAAAGTCAGTTGTGCGTATTTGTAATGAAGATCGACCTCTTAAAAGTGGAGTGTAACTGGCGTTGCCACTGGTAAAGTGGGAATTCCTACGGATTCTTTCCGCATTTAACCTTCGCTTCTCGGCTGTGTGTGCCTGTTCATGTCGCACATTGGCGAGATGCCAGAAGAGCGCGCCATTGATATTTGTGGCTGCTGTAAGATGATCTGCTGGTTTCCCCAAGTGCATAGAGAAGCTTTTGAATCAACTTCCTCCTGGCGATATTTCTCGAGTAGCAAGGACGGGGACACATTCACGACGCCGGTGCATGCGGCACACCatttcgctgcctctccatTCTCTAATGCTTCTTCCTGGCAAATCATAACGTAACCATGTAGCTTGCAAAATTTCCTTGCATCCACCACTGCGTCGCCGGCGACCCGTCTACTACCACAGCAAAGGATCAGAAATGCCACTGCGAAAGTATCTGTAGTAGCCATCTGTATGTCTACGCACTTGGGGTCACCCACGCAAGCTGAGCCTTGTGTGAACTTGCAGTTGCGTGGGAGCTTTCCGGCTTCCACAGAACAGTTGTGAATCAGGTAAGTTCTCCAGAGGCGTTTCGGTCTCTCTCAGGCGACAGCCGTCTTCGCACCGTCATCAGTTGTTGGTGGCTTGCTGCTTTCCTTATTAGCTAGGATCGAGTGATCGCTTTTGGGGCTCTAAAGCGTGAAAGGAAAGCACAGGATGCTGCGACAAATGCGAGCGCCTCTCGCTGGCCTTACtgccgcgagacagaaaacatcACAACCTAGGAAAAAAACGGGACGATGCACCTCATATTTCCCTAGAAATGCTCACGCAAGACAGATGCAATTGACACACGCTTTTTGCACGCTCGTCAGAGTCGTTGCCCTGAACGAGAATTCTTGTTCATTTGCACCGCCGCAGGTACTGCCAACCACCCTATTACGAATCCTTTTCCGAGGACATGATGTCAAGGATCTTCTTGCCATTTGGATGGTTCCAAGTTAACGTTTTGAGGTAGTGAATGATGTCAACTCGATCCTGGAAGTTGGCAATTCCAAAGAAGTTCATGCCGACTACACCATTGATGAACATCTTGGGGTTTTTCATGTACCTGCATCCAAGCAAAATAAAACCGACCAACACAATTTCGTTAACAAGGCAAATTACCTTTTGTTCCCATGTCCTCCTCAATCGACACCGTGTAGCAGCGAAACTACAAAAAGACGAGCCCGATGGAGCATTTGCGTTCAGGAAACGCCCATAGTTCGATGAATCCTCTGCGCGGTGGTTAGTTTCAGTCCTCCACGCCATGACCGTCATACGCTGCGACTTCGTTCCACTGCAACTGACAAAGCAGCCGCGGCAATTCCATGCTGAAACAGTTTCCACTGAAGTTGCGGCTGCATCCCAAACTGCGGAATTTCCCGACAGGAACCGGCAGGAAATGCTGCAAATCCACTGCCTGAAATTCTCTCGCTCTGAACGGGACAAAAAAATAGCTGGGCAGACCGTCGCTTTGCTGCCACGGACAACTTGGCGTAAAAACGACTTTTTTGAGGCTCTTTTGCCCACGCATAAGACAAGGGTTGCGCGACAGAAAGTGCTCATTACCTCATGAGGTTCGCATCATTCCACACGACGCCGGAATCGAGGATATGGGAGCTGATGGGCGAACACGAGGAGTCTTTCTCGACCCCGGCTGTCCTCATGTAGACATTCCAGAGAGTGGGTCCCCACGAAGTATTACCGGCGATCAAATGTCTGCCGTCAGGAAAGATCGAGTGGCACTGAGCGCAGTGTTTCTTGAACAGTTTCGCTCCGCGGACGGCGTCTCCGGGCGGCGCGACGAATCCATCAGAAACCTCGTCGTCCTCCACAAAGCGCGACGGCCGGACAGTTTTGCCATTTGAGGAGCCAGGTTTCTGCGCCATGGCTGTATGCTGGGGTACAAATGCTAAAACGCGACTAAATCCAGCTGTTCCTGGTAAATGGTCTGCAGGGGGGTCCTCACCGGACACACAAGCGGGAGATACGGAAAGCTATGTACGTTCAACGGACACAAACGCTGCGTCAGAGCGCGGTTTCAAAACTCTCTGGAgcgctttttcttcgttttaAGCGGAGAGGGTTGAAACAGGTATCTGTTTCATCGGGGATGCCGCTGGATTGCGAGGTACGTTTCGCGCAAGCTTGCAATTCGCAGAACGGAGTTCAGTACCTGAAAATGAAGGGTACGGCGACTGGAAGTCCTCGTCCCCCGGCAAAGCTCTCAAATCACTGGAAACGCTGTTCGCGTCAACACAGGAGACAAACAAACCACACAAAGGAATGACAATCACCCGCAAGTAGGTGTCGAGAAGAGCGATCGGTGGCAGCTGAGGAACAGCCGTACCAAGCTGGTGCGACAGCGAGGGGTGATTGGCGTCCCCGTCCGTGTGTCTTACCGAGGTTTTcgtttaccggatccaagttctactGCGTCCGCACAGCATAGTTAAGACGACAGTTGGGGAATTATAACCAACTGCACACCATGTATTATGATAACAAAGAGAACTAGGGCAATCTGGGGTTTTTCTTTGTAGGCCGATTTTGGAGGAGCTGCGAGGGGAAAGCTCGAGCGAATGCCCCACCACCGCAATACTTAGCGGAGAGAACTGCGCAGGAAATCCAGGTACCTTTGAAACTGTCGCAAACTCTAAACTACCTGTGCGGGAAAAAATCTGCGAACAAAGATGCGTCGGGCAGCGGTATGGACCATACTGTAGATCCGCGGC
This Toxoplasma gondii ME49 chromosome VIII, whole genome shotgun sequence DNA region includes the following protein-coding sequences:
- a CDS encoding cytochrome c, putative (encoded by transcript TGME49_229420), producing MAQKPGSSNGKTVRPSRFVEDDEVSDGFVAPPGDAVRGAKLFKKHCAQCHSIFPDGRHLIAGNTSWGPTLWNVYMRTAGVEKDSSCSPISSHILDSGVVWNDANLMRYMKNPKMFINGVVGMNFFGIANFQDRVDIIHYLKTLTWNHPNGKKILDIMSSEKDS
- a CDS encoding 3'5'-cyclic nucleotide phosphodiesterase domain-containing protein (encoded by transcript TGME49_229405~Predicted trans-membrane domain (TMHMM2.0):49-69:265-288:307-330:344-367:404-424:448-471:483-506), whose protein sequence is MWFYSYLRHPNDVPSLCTHIRSSNIFLRLGPQYYLPEDERKSLFVRTCHLLYYLASLLFLTTLTTYTAIKIPSSPSTTTELLSQLFPFNSIDDCNERLSCKVDCVLYAFPDLNCAKDDGSLLTFGGNSYSSLYFYHYPGKDVPLQKEARTAWERCYQIMRETTGRLQFLQQDRETVERTHTCFAGCKTNGAVTFTQKLTDGTPVVFDSGTDWLQMAPAGSLPQDTRPACNPSEPPSLLCVEPTDECQHVTLRYQVCIGDTAFCFDIVRILITIALGVVWNVVLDAFVVWAMSIDDSDPQNLGRVASKCGLQIIATAIIVSSFFCLVASMTRILSMDANIARHGTLWTSFVLVIIIDQLFSFLFSVLIWYAMLRRCGRQLPDESRFQYKIHPSPVLVKLKKATRKIVNYNGFEMFFTMLLGWMVVDLTCRMILCQFFFDETAFLNQADRILEVVDFIILILFIVEICLRIAADGLKIYFSDPINCIDFFLVFFGFGIRIVDFFIQINKGIGNVLFIMRLVRLYRLHRPPTGSLAIGKKEVFTSRVERIIAVLNKALEIEELTTREKDSLKWLIQTISSGKLYEMGSEEKKKTDSHVQAWISIISTQSQSANQMADDMENILLERVKQMTKAGDAETDMPAVLQLEYGIDVSLDHAIEGYLANNLITWNFDVFRFHVIAGRAALPKLFVRCLQHQEVCSLFNLKIENMLRFAMELEKTSFSTTPFHNSIRSAEVLQAMHLFLAFFDTQIKGFFNSREILAALLAAVVWDYQHPGFSSAFLIKTQHAIAIRYNDRNVLEHHHVAAAFSLMQKLGENDPLLAFPEDQYIALRKIIIQLSQSGSRSNQTACLSLLKTKLQQAEFPRSITEDKNIILCNLMNAANYSFLGRPLQLYLQWSQKYMEELFMQGDRELELDMPITKNCDRHTTSEAVVQLGLIDGWAIPIYITLAQTVPKLNAIVVSHLRRNRLHWLDEQQEEDKSKEKQTKVTPIKRYSKTKQGSTEATGNGELSKPEATTVEIADGTAGVPELRASANPLSEVD